In the Elioraea tepida genome, one interval contains:
- a CDS encoding tripartite tricarboxylate transporter TctB family protein, whose translation MRLKPDAQDIFAGLLFIAFAGVMLWLNTAHPIGTARRMGPGYMPMLAFWILGGLGVVVVLGGLFSGANAIGRFAWRELALILAAMVVFGLTVERLGFVASITLCVAIASLAEKRWKPMRVAGLVAFLLALCWFLFIWYLDIRIPVFPWSH comes from the coding sequence ATGCGGCTCAAGCCAGACGCGCAGGACATCTTCGCCGGCCTTCTCTTCATCGCCTTTGCCGGCGTCATGCTGTGGTTGAACACCGCACATCCGATCGGCACGGCGCGGCGGATGGGCCCGGGCTACATGCCGATGCTCGCCTTCTGGATCCTCGGCGGGCTTGGCGTCGTGGTCGTTCTCGGCGGCCTGTTCAGCGGCGCGAACGCGATCGGCCGCTTCGCCTGGCGCGAACTCGCCCTCATCCTCGCCGCGATGGTCGTGTTCGGGCTGACCGTCGAGCGGCTCGGCTTCGTCGCCTCGATCACGCTCTGTGTGGCCATCGCCTCGCTCGCAGAGAAGCGGTGGAAGCCCATGCGCGTCGCCGGGCTCGTCGCCTTCCTGCTCGCGCTCTGCTGGTTCCTGTTCATTTGGTATCTCGACATCCGAATTCCTGTGTTCCCCTGGTCGCACTGA
- a CDS encoding DUF1491 family protein, translating to MEARLKSGVWVSALVRQCDRQARPAVVLRKGDADSGGIAVVLRGREGLVPLVQVRDGEGRLAWLRATGEGPVDQAAADAYLARALKRDPDLWVVEVDAPDLVPPFEARLV from the coding sequence ATGGAGGCGCGGCTCAAGTCGGGCGTCTGGGTCTCGGCCCTGGTTCGCCAGTGTGACCGACAGGCACGCCCTGCCGTGGTTCTGCGCAAGGGCGATGCCGATTCGGGCGGCATCGCGGTGGTGCTGCGGGGGCGCGAGGGGCTGGTGCCGCTTGTGCAGGTGCGTGACGGCGAGGGCAGGCTCGCCTGGCTTCGCGCGACCGGGGAAGGGCCTGTGGACCAGGCGGCGGCGGATGCCTATCTGGCTCGGGCTCTGAAGCGCGACCCTGATCTGTGGGTGGTGGAGGTGGATGCGCCGGACCTTGTTCCGCCCTTCGAGGCGCGGCTTGTGTGA
- a CDS encoding RluA family pseudouridine synthase, with protein MTAGTEPAEREMVADGGAANQRLDRWLASVVAELSRSRIKALIEAGHVRRDGATVRDPAEPVRPGARYVLAVPPPARAKPLPQRMDLSILYEDADLIVLDKPAGLVVHPAPGNLEGTLVNALLAHAEGELPVIGGEGRPGIVHRLDKDTSGVMVVAKTDRAHQGLARAFAARALERTYLALAWGVPGEQAFRIEAPIGRHPVDRKRMAVVPRGRPAATRVRLLRAHGTAVSLLACRLETGRTHQIRVHLAHAGHPIVGDPLYCRRLPAAARSLPAELAARLAGFPRQALHAATLAFAHPVTGALLRFETPPPPDLGALVNALWPELTEIPTSLV; from the coding sequence ATGACGGCCGGTACGGAGCCGGCCGAGCGTGAGATGGTGGCCGATGGTGGCGCCGCAAACCAGCGGCTCGACCGCTGGCTCGCCTCCGTCGTGGCGGAGCTGTCGCGGTCGCGCATCAAGGCGCTGATCGAGGCCGGGCACGTCCGGCGCGATGGCGCGACCGTCCGCGACCCCGCCGAGCCGGTCCGCCCCGGGGCGCGCTACGTTCTGGCCGTTCCTCCCCCCGCACGGGCGAAGCCGCTGCCGCAGCGGATGGACCTCTCGATCCTCTACGAAGACGCGGATCTGATCGTGCTCGACAAGCCGGCAGGGCTCGTGGTGCACCCCGCTCCGGGAAACCTCGAGGGCACGCTCGTCAACGCCCTGCTCGCCCATGCCGAGGGCGAACTCCCGGTGATCGGCGGCGAGGGGAGGCCGGGAATCGTGCACCGCTTGGACAAGGACACGTCCGGGGTGATGGTCGTCGCCAAGACGGACCGGGCGCATCAGGGGCTCGCCCGAGCCTTCGCCGCGCGCGCGCTCGAGCGCACCTATCTCGCCCTCGCCTGGGGCGTTCCGGGAGAGCAGGCCTTCCGGATCGAGGCGCCGATCGGCCGCCACCCGGTCGATCGGAAGCGCATGGCGGTGGTGCCGCGCGGCCGCCCGGCCGCGACCAGGGTCAGGCTTCTCCGCGCCCATGGCACGGCCGTCTCGCTGCTCGCCTGCCGCCTCGAGACGGGGCGCACCCACCAGATCAGGGTCCATCTCGCCCATGCCGGCCACCCGATCGTCGGCGACCCGCTTTATTGCCGGCGCCTTCCCGCCGCTGCCCGAAGCCTCCCGGCCGAGCTTGCGGCGAGGCTTGCGGGCTTTCCCCGCCAGGCGCTGCATGCCGCAACCCTCGCCTTCGCCCACCCCGTCACAGGCGCGCTGCTCCGCTTCGAGACGCCACCTCCGCCCGATCTTGGCGCGCTTGTGAACGCTCTCTGGCCCGAACTGACCGAAATCCCGACCAGTTTGGTCTGA
- a CDS encoding DUF2256 domain-containing protein produces the protein MRRKGDLPSKPCAVCGRPFSWRRKWAKVWDEVRYCSEACRARRGRERKGERCCSGATTSPRSAMR, from the coding sequence ATGCGCCGCAAGGGCGACCTGCCCTCGAAGCCCTGCGCCGTCTGCGGCAGGCCGTTCTCCTGGCGCAGGAAGTGGGCCAAGGTGTGGGACGAGGTACGCTACTGCTCCGAGGCCTGCCGGGCGCGGCGTGGGCGCGAGAGGAAGGGAGAGCGATGCTGTTCCGGAGCGACAACGTCACCGCGGTCTGCGATGAGGTGA
- a CDS encoding IS5 family transposase has translation MSVLFLLTPAQMRRIRPHVPLSHGIPRVDDRRVLSGIIFVIRGGLRWRDAPPGYGPHKTLYNRFVRWSVQPHLRRPRRRGRRARPPNHRQHAPEGPPHRGQPPQKGAPDRCIGRTKGGLNAKLHAVCDSQGRPVVMMLSAGQMNDQKGANILAPLLPPARELIADRGYDSTPFRAALAERGIAACIPTKKNRKQPIPYDKALYRQRHRIEIAFRRLKDFRRIAARYDRCATIFFGAITLAAIVTFWLGQ, from the coding sequence ATGTCCGTCCTGTTCCTGCTCACCCCGGCGCAGATGCGGCGCATCCGGCCGCACGTCCCGCTCTCGCACGGCATCCCGCGCGTGGACGACCGGCGCGTGCTGAGCGGCATCATCTTCGTCATCCGGGGCGGCCTGCGCTGGCGCGACGCCCCGCCGGGCTACGGCCCGCACAAGACCCTCTACAACCGCTTCGTCCGCTGGAGTGTTCAGCCGCATCTTCGCCGCCCTCGCCGGCGAGGCCGGCGAGCCCGACCGCCTAATCATCGACAGCACGCACCTGAAGGCCCACCGCACCGCGGCCAGCCTCCTCAAAAGGGGGCGCCTGATCGGTGCATCGGCAGAACCAAGGGCGGGCTGAACGCCAAGCTCCACGCCGTCTGCGACAGCCAAGGCCGCCCCGTCGTCATGATGCTCTCCGCCGGGCAGATGAACGACCAGAAGGGCGCCAACATCCTCGCCCCACTCCTGCCGCCGGCGCGCGAGCTGATCGCTGACCGCGGCTACGACAGCACCCCGTTCCGCGCCGCGCTCGCCGAGCGTGGCATCGCCGCATGCATCCCGACCAAGAAGAACCGCAAGCAGCCCATCCCCTACGACAAGGCGCTCTATCGTCAGCGCCACCGCATCGAGATCGCCTTCCGCCGCCTCAAGGATTTCCGACGCATCGCGGCTCGCTACGACCGATGCGCCACCATCTTCTTCGGCGCCATCACCCTCGCCGCCATCGTCACCTTCTGGCTCGGACAATGA
- a CDS encoding heavy-metal-associated domain-containing protein, whose protein sequence is MAVVKVTGMTCGGCAAAVKRAVEAALPGATAKVDLERGEAEIVGGDLDAAKAAIVAAGFGVAE, encoded by the coding sequence ATGGCGGTGGTGAAGGTGACGGGCATGACCTGCGGCGGGTGCGCGGCCGCCGTCAAGCGGGCCGTGGAAGCGGCGCTACCCGGAGCGACGGCGAAGGTCGATCTCGAACGCGGCGAAGCGGAGATCGTGGGCGGGGATCTCGACGCCGCGAAGGCCGCGATCGTCGCCGCGGGCTTCGGCGTGGCCGAGTGA
- a CDS encoding hydroxyacid dehydrogenase: MPEPIRLVHAEPLPHPAWTEIIAADRRLATTPVGAATEEHEVARLFEGVRAYQVGSLRDELPRHLWPDAALLARAPDLLAVSTHGAGYDTVDVPAMTRAGVLVMTQAGGNAEGVAEHAVAMMLALLKRIPEAHRAMLEGRAQDRAALMGRELAGRTLGLIGLGNIGTRVARICRDAFSCRVLAADPYLDTATVAARGAEKVDLSELLAASDVVSIHCPLTEETRGMIGGTALAAMRDGAILVNTARQFIHDEAAVLEALESGRLAGAGLDCWDREPQPDPANALLRHPRVLASPHTAGVTEESRRRIATWGAQQLIGLFLRGERPPRLVNPEAWPRFAERFAHAFGRSPETPAPA, from the coding sequence ATGCCCGAGCCGATACGCCTCGTCCATGCCGAGCCGCTGCCGCACCCGGCCTGGACGGAGATCATCGCCGCAGACCGGCGGCTTGCCACCACGCCCGTCGGCGCCGCCACGGAAGAGCACGAGGTCGCGCGACTCTTCGAAGGCGTCAGAGCCTATCAGGTCGGCTCCCTGCGCGACGAGTTGCCGCGCCATCTCTGGCCCGACGCGGCCCTGCTCGCCCGCGCTCCCGACCTGCTCGCCGTGTCCACCCATGGTGCGGGGTATGACACGGTCGACGTCCCCGCCATGACCCGAGCCGGGGTTCTGGTCATGACCCAAGCGGGCGGCAATGCGGAAGGCGTCGCGGAGCATGCGGTCGCGATGATGCTCGCCCTGCTCAAGCGCATCCCGGAGGCGCACCGGGCGATGCTCGAGGGGCGCGCGCAGGATCGCGCGGCCCTGATGGGCCGTGAGCTCGCGGGCCGAACCCTCGGCCTGATCGGGCTCGGGAATATCGGCACGCGCGTCGCGCGGATCTGCCGTGACGCCTTCTCCTGCCGCGTGCTCGCGGCCGACCCGTATCTCGACACCGCAACCGTCGCCGCGCGCGGAGCGGAGAAGGTCGATCTCTCCGAGCTGCTCGCGGCGTCGGACGTCGTCTCGATCCACTGCCCGCTGACTGAAGAGACGCGCGGCATGATCGGCGGGACGGCGCTTGCCGCGATGCGCGACGGCGCCATTCTGGTCAACACCGCACGCCAGTTCATCCATGACGAGGCGGCGGTGCTCGAGGCGCTCGAGAGCGGCAGGCTCGCCGGCGCCGGGCTCGACTGCTGGGACCGCGAGCCGCAGCCCGACCCCGCGAACGCTCTGCTCCGTCACCCGCGCGTGCTTGCCTCGCCCCACACCGCAGGCGTGACGGAGGAGAGCCGGCGGCGGATCGCCACCTGGGGAGCGCAGCAGCTGATCGGCCTGTTCCTCCGCGGCGAGCGGCCGCCGCGGCTCGTCAACCCGGAGGCCTGGCCACGCTTCGCCGAGCGCTTCGCGCACGCCTTCGGCCGAAGCCCGGAAACGCCCGCCCCCGCCTAG
- a CDS encoding threonine aldolase family protein produces MLFRSDNVTAVCDEVIAAILAVNRGDAAPYGADETTAQLAGAFGAYFEARVSVHPVATGIAANALSLAAAMPPPGAAICHRNAHVNTSESGAPEFFSGGGKLLVLDGAHGKLSAEAVDALVRSSSPDRMQSAPPTAVTVTQGTEAGTVYTLEELAAISAVCRRHGLVLHMDGARFENARAALGCSPADLTWRAGVDILSYGATKNGAMCADAVIIFDGPHAAQLGRFMGQRRLRAGQVFSKMRYLSAQLLAMIEGGVAERNATHANRMAAKLSAGLAAIPGVRLLHPTEMNEVFVFLPEAVRAALARRGYSIRPRPEDPSVVRFVTAWNTAESDVAAFLAAAVPEAVV; encoded by the coding sequence ATGCTGTTCCGGAGCGACAACGTCACCGCGGTCTGCGATGAGGTGATCGCCGCGATCCTCGCCGTAAACCGGGGCGATGCCGCCCCTTACGGTGCGGACGAGACGACGGCGCAGCTCGCCGGGGCCTTTGGTGCCTATTTCGAGGCGCGCGTGTCGGTCCACCCGGTTGCGACCGGGATCGCCGCGAACGCGCTCTCGCTCGCCGCCGCCATGCCGCCGCCGGGTGCGGCGATCTGCCATCGCAACGCGCATGTGAACACCTCCGAGAGCGGCGCCCCGGAGTTCTTCTCGGGCGGCGGCAAGCTGCTCGTGCTCGACGGGGCGCACGGCAAGCTCTCGGCCGAGGCGGTGGACGCACTCGTTCGCTCGTCCTCGCCCGACCGGATGCAATCGGCCCCGCCGACGGCGGTGACGGTGACGCAGGGCACCGAGGCCGGAACCGTGTACACGCTCGAGGAGCTCGCGGCGATCAGCGCCGTCTGTCGCCGCCACGGCCTTGTCCTGCACATGGACGGGGCGCGCTTCGAGAACGCGCGCGCAGCCCTCGGCTGCTCGCCGGCCGATCTCACCTGGCGCGCGGGCGTCGACATCCTGAGCTACGGAGCCACCAAGAACGGGGCGATGTGCGCCGATGCGGTGATCATCTTCGACGGCCCACACGCGGCGCAGCTCGGCCGCTTTATGGGCCAGCGCCGCCTGCGGGCGGGCCAGGTGTTCTCGAAGATGCGGTATCTCTCGGCCCAGCTTCTCGCGATGATCGAGGGAGGCGTGGCGGAGCGGAACGCCACCCATGCCAACCGGATGGCGGCGAAACTCTCGGCGGGGCTCGCGGCGATCCCGGGCGTGCGGCTCCTGCACCCGACGGAGATGAACGAGGTGTTCGTCTTCCTGCCCGAGGCGGTGCGCGCGGCGCTTGCGCGGCGCGGCTATTCGATCCGGCCGCGACCGGAGGACCCTTCCGTCGTGCGCTTCGTCACCGCCTGGAACACGGCCGAGAGCGACGTCGCGGCGTTCCTTGCCGCTGCCGTGCCGGAGGCGGTTGTGTGA
- a CDS encoding Mov34/MPN/PAD-1 family protein has protein sequence MIGTVRLERSVAAALPRLAAAALPREACGLLTGRRAGGVLLLDGLAPSRNLAAGEGSFEIDAALHLRLQRSTRAVAAVWHSHPRGGPTPSARDAAGAWDAGLVWLITAGDATTAWLPLGEGLGFAPLPLELA, from the coding sequence ATGATCGGCACCGTTCGCCTCGAGCGGTCGGTCGCCGCCGCCCTGCCGCGGCTTGCCGCGGCCGCCCTGCCGCGCGAGGCCTGCGGGCTGCTCACCGGCCGGCGCGCGGGCGGCGTGCTCTTGCTCGACGGGCTCGCCCCCTCGCGCAATCTCGCCGCCGGCGAGGGGTCGTTCGAGATCGACGCCGCCCTTCATCTCCGCCTGCAACGGAGCACGCGCGCCGTGGCCGCCGTCTGGCACAGCCACCCGCGCGGCGGGCCGACGCCGTCGGCGCGCGACGCGGCCGGGGCCTGGGATGCCGGGCTCGTGTGGCTGATCACCGCCGGGGACGCGACCACGGCCTGGCTGCCCCTCGGCGAGGGCCTCGGCTTCGCGCCGCTTCCGCTCGAGCTCGCCTGA
- a CDS encoding cytochrome b translates to MDQQVGTVSGAVLAGRDAAHPDGQYTTVAKWFHWVTVVLMLVALSFGFVIKYIKTDPFETKLVFYAIHESAGLTILFVSLARLAWRRFHPPPPLPDHVPMAIRRAAAGVHHALYALLILQPIVGFVATNAWGFPMQGATAYLGFIDLPAVVGETKWLAEILSTIHTVFAYAIVVLLVAHVGGAIYHHALRGDGTLMRML, encoded by the coding sequence ATGGACCAGCAGGTCGGGACGGTGTCTGGTGCCGTTTTGGCAGGCCGGGATGCGGCGCATCCGGATGGCCAGTACACGACGGTGGCGAAATGGTTCCACTGGGTCACCGTCGTGCTGATGCTGGTCGCCCTCTCCTTCGGGTTCGTGATCAAGTACATCAAGACCGATCCGTTCGAGACCAAGCTCGTCTTCTACGCGATCCACGAATCGGCGGGGCTGACCATCCTCTTCGTTTCGCTCGCGCGCCTTGCCTGGCGGCGCTTCCATCCGCCACCGCCGCTGCCTGACCATGTACCGATGGCGATCCGCCGGGCGGCGGCGGGCGTGCACCACGCGCTCTACGCGCTTCTGATCCTGCAGCCGATCGTCGGCTTCGTCGCCACCAACGCCTGGGGTTTCCCGATGCAGGGGGCGACCGCCTATCTCGGTTTCATTGACCTCCCGGCCGTGGTGGGAGAGACGAAGTGGCTCGCGGAGATCCTCTCCACCATCCACACCGTCTTCGCCTATGCGATCGTGGTCCTGCTCGTCGCACATGTGGGTGGTGCGATCTACCACCACGCGCTCCGCGGTGACGGGACGCTGATGCGGATGTTGTGA
- a CDS encoding creatininase family protein, giving the protein MPGEAPTLRVRLAELASAEVRERLARGPVLLLPMGSLEEQGPHAPMGDFLLADRLATLMAERAASAGIEALVLPPIPFGGADWFGSVPGGVSLRQTTLAALLEDVLSCLARHGSDRVLIVNGHSGNATTIDLVTRGIALAGRRLAPCLHLWRSLAARWEALGGDRATLGHGADPLWSVALALFPELCRPDLMRGPEPPPPVLGLPVTGFGTLDAFGLDVTVPIELDRIAPSGVVGGDPARGSAELGARAVAWIVEAGARLIAHLAAQR; this is encoded by the coding sequence ATGCCGGGGGAGGCGCCGACGCTTCGGGTCAGGCTCGCCGAGCTTGCCTCCGCCGAGGTGCGGGAGCGCCTCGCGCGCGGCCCGGTCCTGCTCCTGCCGATGGGAAGCCTCGAGGAGCAGGGGCCGCACGCGCCGATGGGCGACTTCCTGCTCGCCGACCGGCTTGCGACGCTGATGGCCGAACGCGCCGCCTCCGCGGGGATCGAGGCGCTCGTCCTGCCGCCGATCCCCTTCGGCGGGGCGGACTGGTTCGGCTCCGTTCCGGGCGGGGTGTCGCTGAGGCAGACAACGCTCGCCGCCCTGCTCGAGGACGTTCTTTCCTGCCTCGCGCGGCACGGGAGCGATCGCGTTCTGATCGTCAACGGCCATTCCGGAAACGCGACGACCATCGACTTGGTGACGCGCGGGATAGCGCTCGCGGGCAGGCGTCTCGCGCCGTGCCTGCACCTATGGCGGTCTCTCGCCGCGCGCTGGGAGGCCCTGGGCGGGGACCGTGCGACGCTCGGCCATGGTGCCGACCCGCTCTGGTCGGTCGCGCTCGCCCTCTTCCCGGAGCTCTGCCGGCCCGACCTGATGCGCGGGCCGGAACCGCCACCGCCCGTGCTCGGCCTTCCCGTCACGGGCTTCGGCACGCTCGATGCCTTCGGCCTCGACGTCACCGTTCCGATCGAGCTTGATCGGATCGCTCCCTCCGGCGTGGTCGGCGGCGACCCGGCACGCGGCAGCGCCGAGCTCGGCGCGCGCGCCGTCGCCTGGATCGTCGAGGCCGGGGCGCGGCTGATCGCCCATCTCGCCGCGCAGCGCTGA
- a CDS encoding M20 metallopeptidase family protein, translating to MTANDPESVVREELERIAPALVALRRELHRAPELAFEEHRTAARVAAELSRIGIPVRAGVGRTGVVGLIEGGRPGPTLLLRADMDALPIEEQTGLPFASEVAGKMHACGHDLHTATLLGAAEVLKRLAPGLAGRVLLVFQPAEEILEGAEAMIADGVLEDPKPDFALGFHNWPYQPVGTIGWVEGACQAASDAFDIVFRGRSGHAAHPHQAIDPVAGAALFIGQLQTLVSREVNPLSPAVVTVGHIQGGTVRNIIPDTVTLKGTVSTLEASARDAVEAGMRRLLAGIETGLRLPSDLAYARKVPPLVNDPLLLSRVVGTIRAAFGEASVVKGSPSMGAEDFACFAAAVPAAHLRIGAGAPGRNDSLHNSAYQPDEGAIAVGVEALARAALDLLR from the coding sequence ATGACGGCGAACGACCCAGAGAGCGTGGTGCGCGAGGAGCTCGAGCGGATCGCCCCGGCGCTGGTCGCGCTCCGGCGAGAGCTGCATCGCGCGCCGGAGCTCGCCTTCGAGGAACACCGCACGGCAGCCCGCGTGGCGGCCGAGCTTTCCCGGATCGGCATTCCCGTGCGCGCCGGTGTGGGGCGCACCGGCGTGGTTGGGCTGATCGAGGGCGGGCGGCCCGGGCCGACGCTTCTCCTCCGCGCCGACATGGACGCCCTGCCGATCGAGGAGCAGACGGGGCTTCCTTTCGCGAGCGAAGTCGCGGGGAAGATGCATGCCTGCGGCCACGACCTGCACACGGCGACGCTGCTCGGGGCGGCCGAGGTTCTCAAGCGCCTCGCCCCAGGCCTTGCGGGGCGCGTGCTCCTCGTCTTCCAGCCGGCGGAGGAGATCCTCGAGGGGGCTGAGGCGATGATCGCCGACGGCGTGCTCGAGGACCCGAAGCCCGATTTCGCTCTCGGCTTCCACAACTGGCCTTACCAGCCCGTCGGCACGATCGGCTGGGTCGAGGGGGCCTGCCAGGCGGCGTCGGATGCGTTCGACATCGTCTTCCGCGGTCGGTCGGGCCACGCCGCCCACCCGCACCAGGCGATCGACCCCGTCGCCGGGGCGGCGCTCTTCATCGGCCAGCTGCAGACCCTGGTGAGCCGGGAGGTGAACCCGCTGTCTCCAGCGGTGGTCACGGTCGGTCATATCCAGGGCGGAACGGTTCGCAACATCATCCCCGATACGGTGACGCTGAAGGGAACCGTGAGCACCCTCGAGGCGTCGGCGCGCGACGCCGTCGAGGCCGGCATGCGCCGCCTGCTCGCCGGCATCGAGACGGGCCTGCGCCTTCCCTCCGACCTCGCCTATGCCCGCAAGGTGCCGCCGCTCGTGAACGACCCGCTCCTGCTCTCGCGCGTGGTCGGCACGATCCGGGCGGCGTTTGGCGAGGCGTCGGTGGTCAAGGGCAGCCCGAGCATGGGGGCGGAGGATTTCGCCTGCTTCGCCGCCGCGGTGCCGGCGGCGCATCTGCGCATCGGCGCCGGCGCGCCCGGGCGGAACGACTCGCTCCACAACAGCGCCTACCAGCCCGACGAGGGCGCGATCGCCGTCGGTGTGGAGGCGCTCGCTCGCGCGGCGCTCGACCTCCTCCGCTGA
- a CDS encoding Bug family tripartite tricarboxylate transporter substrate binding protein produces MVGGCHRAFGRAPLLIARRGLIAAGLALAYAPARSQGTWPNGPIRFVVPFAPGGTTDIMARLVGERLQARLGVPVVIENRPGAGATIGSLAVAQSPPDGQTLLMSNIASHAISPALYRNVRYDPVKDFAHIAMVTVNPSVMVANPRFEAQSLEAFIALAKARPGQVHYATSGAGSSNHMIGVRLALAAGLELVHIPYRGAGPAMTDVIAGVVGVMFDSLPSASAHIRAGSVRALAVSGAERSPAFPDVPTFREQGIDIVSYSWFGVSAPAGTPSAIVERLNAEIRASIAEPAVARRLDELGGSPRDWSPAEFTAFVEREVATWAPVVRASGATAD; encoded by the coding sequence ATGGTAGGAGGGTGCCACCGGGCTTTTGGGCGCGCGCCGCTCCTCATCGCCCGCCGCGGGCTGATCGCCGCGGGGCTTGCCCTGGCGTACGCGCCTGCCCGATCGCAAGGGACCTGGCCGAACGGGCCGATCCGCTTCGTCGTTCCCTTCGCCCCGGGCGGCACAACCGACATCATGGCGAGGCTCGTGGGGGAGCGATTGCAGGCGCGCCTCGGTGTTCCGGTCGTGATCGAGAACCGGCCGGGAGCAGGGGCGACCATCGGCAGCCTTGCGGTCGCCCAAAGCCCGCCGGACGGGCAGACACTCCTGATGAGCAACATCGCAAGCCATGCGATCAGCCCCGCCCTCTACCGAAACGTCCGCTACGATCCGGTGAAGGACTTCGCCCACATCGCGATGGTGACGGTGAACCCCTCCGTGATGGTGGCCAACCCGCGCTTCGAGGCGCAGTCGCTCGAGGCCTTCATCGCGCTCGCCAAGGCGCGGCCCGGACAGGTGCATTACGCCACCTCGGGCGCAGGGTCCTCGAACCACATGATCGGGGTGAGGCTCGCGCTTGCGGCCGGACTTGAGCTCGTCCACATCCCCTATCGCGGCGCCGGCCCGGCGATGACGGACGTGATCGCGGGGGTGGTTGGCGTGATGTTCGACAGCCTTCCCTCCGCTTCGGCGCATATCCGGGCGGGAAGCGTGAGGGCGCTCGCCGTCTCGGGGGCGGAGCGCAGCCCGGCATTCCCGGATGTGCCGACCTTCCGGGAACAGGGCATCGACATCGTCTCCTATTCCTGGTTTGGCGTCTCCGCCCCAGCCGGCACCCCAAGCGCGATCGTCGAGCGGCTGAACGCCGAGATCCGCGCGAGCATCGCCGAGCCTGCCGTCGCGAGGCGCCTTGACGAGCTCGGCGGCAGCCCGCGCGACTGGTCTCCTGCCGAGTTCACCGCCTTCGTCGAGCGCGAGGTCGCCACCTGGGCGCCGGTGGTGCGCGCCTCGGGCGCGACAGCCGACTAG